The Chrysiogenia bacterium genome has a window encoding:
- a CDS encoding tetratricopeptide repeat protein, which translates to MTKHDPRGMALTAAGTAAAGAYETALQDYLHYRGDPLAAVEAALAHDPAMPMARVLKAYLLLLATEARTM; encoded by the coding sequence ATGACCAAGCACGATCCGCGGGGCATGGCGCTCACCGCTGCCGGGACGGCGGCGGCCGGGGCCTACGAGACCGCGCTCCAGGACTACCTGCACTATCGCGGCGATCCGCTGGCGGCGGTCGAGGCCGCGCTGGCGCACGACCCGGCGATGCCCATGGCGCGGGTGCTGAAGGCCTACCTTCTGCTGCTCGCCACCGAGGCGCGCACCATGC
- a CDS encoding NAD(P)H-dependent oxidoreductase, giving the protein MHVLAVLCHPRRDSFSGAVVDRFAAGARDAGHTVEIADLHAEGFDPVFKAGDFVQFEGGTMPPDVLAEQARVDRCDALCFVFPIWWYGMPAMFKGWLDRVWSNGWAYHWEHDPEGSLLKARPCTFLCPTGASPAMMAQGGYGEDLDNLWRRGVLGYCGVDPIRIEFLLDAAFDTGTHERHLETAYRAGMEIGDPRRSNPNPQGRK; this is encoded by the coding sequence ATGCATGTGCTCGCCGTCCTGTGCCATCCGCGCCGGGATTCCTTCTCCGGCGCCGTCGTCGACCGCTTCGCGGCGGGCGCGCGCGATGCCGGCCACACGGTCGAGATCGCCGACCTCCACGCCGAGGGCTTCGATCCCGTCTTCAAGGCGGGCGATTTCGTGCAGTTCGAGGGCGGCACCATGCCGCCTGACGTGCTTGCCGAGCAGGCCCGCGTCGACCGTTGCGATGCGCTCTGCTTCGTCTTCCCGATCTGGTGGTACGGCATGCCCGCCATGTTCAAGGGCTGGCTCGACCGCGTGTGGTCGAACGGCTGGGCCTATCACTGGGAACACGATCCTGAAGGCAGCCTGCTGAAGGCGCGGCCCTGCACCTTCCTGTGCCCGACCGGTGCCAGCCCGGCGATGATGGCGCAGGGCGGCTACGGCGAGGACCTCGACAACCTCTGGCGCCGCGGCGTCCTCGGCTACTGCGGCGTCGATCCGATCCGCATCGAATTCCTGCTCGACGCCGCCTTCGACACCGGCACGCACGAACGGCACCTTGAGACGGCATACCGGGCGGGGATGGAGATCGGAGACCCCAGACGATCCAATCCTAACCCTCAGGGAAGGAAGTGA